ccaaatctggattAGAATAATGGAAGCCAAGATTTGGATTCTTCCACCATGCTATTTATGTTAGAAAAATCAAGCAGGTTAGCCCCAACACAATAGGAATATTACCTAATACGGTCCTTCACCAAGAACTAGGGAGAGTCAGTTTCAAATCTGCACCGTGGCTTAGGGACAGAGTGGAATACAAATGAAAGAATTGCTTATATATCCACACCTGTGACAGCATTCACAAATCCCCATCCCAACTGTGTCTAAATGTTCCTTAAAGGTTTATTCAGAAGAGAAGTTTACATTTTTTAtaagaaagaaaatgaacttAAAATAATAGTATTATTATCAAGAAACTAACAAGTACTGGATCAAAATCACAGCTTTATACCATCTCTTGTCGGGGCTCCTGAAGGTAAAAAATGCATCACAAATGTAGtatcagaaaaacaaaacataaaacatcATCTGGGCTTGACTCATAGTTGCAACCAAATAACCACCATCCATTTACAGATTACTTATGCGCCTTTATTACTCTTTGCTAAACTGGGGCCAGGGGATAGACATGTTTGTGCTCTGAAAACAAAACTTTCAAACCGTTGTATTACTTCTTTAATTTCTTCTGAGCAGCTTTCTTCTTGACCATCTGTAACCTCTTCATAGCATTGAGTTGGGATTCTTGAGAAGTAGGTCCCTTCAGGGATGGTGACTGATTGCCAGATTCTCCACTTGATTTGCTGGTGCTGCTTCCACCACTGCCTGCTGCCCCACCACTTCCGTTTCCACTACTAGCCTGGCTGCTGCCTGAAGTTGAACTTGGACTAGGAAGCCCCACTTTGCTGACATTGTCACTGCTCACTGAACGGCAAAGGCCCGTTTTCCCTAACGTCAGAGGGGGCGGAGGCTTCAACTGAACAGGGCTGGTGCTACTGCTAGGAGATGTTATTTTTGATGCTAGCCCTGCTTTAGCGGTTGTCAAACCTGATAAACCCACAGGTTTCTGGTTACTTGAGGCAGTGGCAGGCTTGCCACTGGTGCTTTGTGTGGTGGATCCCATCTTGGCTGTTGATGGACCTGTAGAATTTGGTTTTGCTAGAAAAGCTGCCCATGCGTTAAGGCCACTGGCTGAAGAGGAAGCAGCACTGGCATTGTTGGAGTTACCCGAAACAGCTGCCGAGGACTAAAACAAAAAGACAGACAAACTTCACATTAATAAAGCCATGCCTCGCTGGGCACAGTCCTGCACTAACAAACTCTTTACAGACCATAAACTCTTTACATGGGCccatctaattttttaaaaaatcattacaaTAAGAAAATGTCAAATGAACAGAGTACACACGTGTAGGTACCTTCTAATTTAATTATATTGCCaaaatttttccttcttttccatTTCCTAAGAACTAAACGGGCTCTTAGGGTCCAAGcctatttaactttccagtgctgatacagctgtaccaatggagtatgcactccatcctatggtggtggagcagtcatgaggcctcctcaaggtaaggaaaagtttgttcgcttaccttggggctgcattgcagctgcattagtgctggaaagttgataggactgggccttcaatATGGAAGAACAATCTTGCATTCAGGTGTATAAAAGGCAGACATTAAAGTAATTTCAGCACTTGTATAAATGACAGCAAACCCAACAGAATCCACGGTTATTCTGAATACTTGTTACCTGGAGCCGCTATTAGCAAGACAACAGATGATGAATTCTAAGAGTAGACTTTGTTCAATGTAATCACGTAATCTGTGGTAATTTTCAAAAAGTATAATTGTTTCCATCTGGTTTAAGAGAAAAGTACCACTGAATCATTGTGTAACTTGTGTTAATATTGTATTTTCATAAATGTATTTGCTATAAGGATCTCCAAGCATAATGGGGAACATGCTCTATTTGCCATCCTATAAAGATCCGGCCTTTCAATGTCCAGAAGTCTGGACATTGATGAACCATATGGGGAATGTTATGAATCTCACAAACCCATCTTTGCTGCCTCTGCATGCTGGACCCAAAGATGGCACCACAGGACCACACAGATCAAAATAGATTATAATGCAGGCAGAACATCCATTGCATTTCTCTGCAGGATGACTCAATGGATCTCCAGGTCAATCCATGTCAACAACTGTCTGACCCTCAAAGACCTGGTCCTAAAGTAGATTATGCTAGGAGTGCAAGTATACATCATGAGGACCATAAGGGAGAGGCCCAACTTATTATGTTAGATTAACTTGCAACTTCCTCTCAAAACCTACCTACAGTAAAAATTAAATCCTGGAATATTGCTGGCTGAAGGGGAAAAGCCAATGATGGGAATTTTTTGTGTTATTTGAAAAGCTTTGATATCATTCTCTTACAGGAGACCAGGTCATTATCTCCGGTCTGTGCTGATGGTTATAAATCTTATTGTCTCCCTGCCTATAAAGTAAATAAGAAAGGCTGACCCATTGCTGGCCTGGTTACATTGGTGGCAGGGCACCTTGATTCAAGATCAATAACTATGTCCAATGGTCCTTGTAAATTGCATGCAACCTATGTAAGCCGTATACAATATTTCTCTCATTTTAGTTAATGTTTATATCTCTATTTGTGCTTGTAGTCAATTGCTTTTCCAGCAATGGAGACATATCTCTAGTTTTGTGGAAACTTTAGAAAGAGAGCATCCTTTAACCCAGGTGATGATTCTTGGAGATTTTAACTCCAGAGTGGCAGGGGGGATTAGTTTTTCAAAAGGCCGTTGGGGTTGATCAAGAGATCTGACTTGATAATTTCTTTTTTACTGCAGAGACACTCTGAAGATCAAACTTTGAATTCTGCTGGTCTTCGCCTAGCCAGATTTTGTGTTCATCTTAAAGTCTGGCTGAATGGTTTAACTACCTTTGTAAATTCCCCAGAATCAACATACATCTCCCCCAGTGGGTCCAGTGTGATTGATTATGTTTTGATATTGCCTTCATTTAGAAActatattaaagattgtgcaactGGGGATTATTTAACTAGTGACCATCTCCCCATTACGGTATCAGTGGGTGCTAATCAACCTCTGGATAGAATTTCCCCCGATTTGGTTTTTGATTATGATTTTGATCCCCTATCAAAAATTATACGTGAAGATAGGATACTGAACAAAGCTCATCACCTGTTCAAGGGAAAAGCATGTCTGGATTTTAGATCCTCTGTTATGAGCATAAATGACTTCACTGCGCAATTCAAAATgcatgagcagtggtgtagctaatgatcatgtagcccagtgcaaagctcaaaatgtagtcccggaagtgatgtcacaatcagaagtgaaatcatgcctgggctttttaaaagtaaaaattgggaggaagccacctcctccccccagcggctcaccacccacttgctctgctgcctccctccagtcagtggcatagctaaggcatctatctgctacctgggctcaaagaagatttgtaaccCTGCCtgcaaacaaaatcaaatttaattaagtaaataaataaaaagtgtgcccctgattggttcgagacactgtgctggggtgaagcggaatggttattctccccttgctaaatataacaggagcatcacttgaaaaagtgccttttacccagttagaaGGGGTGACTGTATTATGAAACACGGAAATataagctgactcatattaacaccttgttggtttcatgctgtatcttgataacatgacattgcaacatgtcaataacataataacatgtcattggctctcagaacaatcataggtcagttttgagataagaaaattcacttttttgttccataaggcagttgtgttttcattttctggttaattggtcataactcttgatagaatacagctacTCCAATGCAGTTTGAttaactgcattcagcattaaattacctttccaatgatatataacatgatggtattattcatacataccaagattttcacaattttggtcactagtgtcaagctcagcttgttgccccctaaagcttgatgcccagtgcaactgctaccccctgcacccccttagctatgccactgtgtatgAGAATGTAAGATATTAATTCACATCAGAACTTAACTGCCATGAAAACTTAAGATACAACATAGAGAGAATGAGCCAGTTCTTATTATCTGCCAACTATAATGGTGGGGTTTGTTCCTCAACTGACCACATTACTTGAATGCTATAATCTGGAAATGCTATAATCTGGGAGGAAAGCAGAAACTCTGGCCACCCATCATTCAACCCACAAGACATAGCTAGTCTGAGTGCCCCATTCCTTCCAGCCTTCTCAGCCCAGTATGAAACTCTACATGAACAGGGCCAGTTGTTCTAATTTAACCAATGCAATATACAATCTGATTCCAACTCTGGACCATCTGTGGCTCAGGTCTGGCTGTTATTTCATCTGTGTGAACTGGCTATAACAATTCATTTCAAAGGATTACTGGCAACAGAGACACAAAATTATTCTtactgcagcacaatcctgcagttggcctgcactgtatccagcgcaactTTGGGACAGGCtgtggcttggcctgaggcaaggggaaataattccccttaccctgggtagagccgcagcagccccatgggtctacttgaatctgtgccacctgacgatgtggcacagatccaaacagaactgagcagtctggagctgctctgcactgcctgggaaTGAGGCTAGGATCCGGTGTAACAGCTgggtcctggctccacccctACTCTCCTGCCACTTGCCCACAAGCCTTCCTGCCAcccattctcccccccaccccggaacacctcctacCTGTCCCtacggctgagcttggctggtgtggaCTTAACTTCTGTCAGCTCAGTTGAGGttagatgcagcctctgtgggccagcacatGTTCCTGTGCTGACCCAGCTgactcctaaggaggcgcaaatgtgctttatggcatatttgcaacctCCCTGGACTGGCGTAAGGGAATTGTGCCGGCCctgggcacagttaggattgatCCCCTAGTTGTCTAAGCCAAAAAAGAAACATAAGCTTTCTGTGACAAACAATTTCAAAGGTACAATTAAAATTCAAATCAGAATGTTTTAAATTAGAGTATCAAATTAGCATTTCTTGAAAATCTGAAATCCCCAAAAGATAAATATTCCATTGTCTGTTCAAGTCAATGTACACAATGGGAAAATAAAGCACAAGTATAGGTTGAGACttgttattcgcaagggttccactcccagaactcatgtgggtggcaaaaatgacattaaaacaaatccatttaaaaaacaatgtccctttgctaggcagtttaaaaacagccttacagacctttgtgatgtaataCAGAGGCATAaggcagacaatccattaatcagtctctATCCAGACCTTCGAAAGCTTCACTCCTAGCCAGggacccttcccttcacccaaAGCTCAgccctgggaaagaatgcaaagtgatctttctttcactgctcagggggaagggggggtcgcttgccttggagtgaatgttctaagtacctggagagagactcaTTGATAGAGTGTTAGCCAGTTGCCCTCatttgcattaatgaggctattgttaaacaacttttttcctttaatttaaagggcccttgaGATAAAATGGagagtgaaaaatccatggataattaggttatacctgtactttaATTCCAGATTCTAATTGAAAGAGCCAGTACAATGAACATCAGGGAGGGAAGAAATGCAACAGAATAAATTTGCTTTTCCACAAAGCATTTTATGCATAGCACCTTGACTTCTGTCCTCTTAAATGCTAGGAAGGTTGTTGCGGTTTCCAACTTCAGTTTTATTTCTGGTTTCTTTATCAGTGGGTCTTTCACAgctggagctgcagaaaccacagcagcagcaggcttcTGGGAAGGCTTCTGAGTTTTCTGAGCCTGTGTAGAATATATGTGTAATTTAAgttaatttataaattataaagttAATTAAAGTTAATTataaaaccaaaatttaaaatccTGTTCAGATAAGTAACTTTCTGCTTTGACATTCTGGGAGAACTGGCAGATTCCTTTTTGGAAGCAAGCAACCAATGACCTGAGTAGGTATGAGGAAAGGGTTAggtcagaggttttcagactggggcatcatgacgccccagcctgagggccctggcctccttccccttaaggggcgggggcagccaggaggcagcggtgcaatccccaggctcgcgctgctcagggggccgcaggggcttggctggacttaccagagcctcctgaagCATCCTGGGGGTGTTCCACTTTGCAATGTGGTCATGCCGTTGTTGGGGGCACACACCCCAATTCTCTGaaagcaaggggagctccactctCCCTCCGGAGGGTCGTCtgggcctcccagaggcagcacatatcCGTGCACTGCCTTTGCAAGACTcaagactgagggaaattgcatctcttgtgcgatttctggtttcctccatgaaaccagaagtcatgagAGAGACGCCAGGGTCAGAAAACCttctggaggggaggagagtggagtggagcAACCTGCAGAGGAACCGGCTTGCATCAAGCATCGCTTGATGATGGGGATTACGGTCCCGATCcttgtcgttaagtggcacatgacTGTACTAATATCCATATTACTAATATACATATTAAAGTACTAATAATGTCTTATTGGCTGGTGAAATCTTAGCAAGAAGTTATTAACAAGGcacattaaaatataaaaatcaGTACAAAGTCAGTTAAAAAAATACACCACCAGACTTGAGGTTTCTTGACAAAGTTTTCTTACTTATTCTGAAATTTACGCACTTTAAATTAAATATAGTACAGTAACAAAGTACCACATCAACTCTGCTCCTGCAGCATACAAACAATATTTTTCTACGCTTATATTTAATAAAGAAATCCCTTTCTTTTACAAATAAATCTGTCTTTATTTGACCAAAGTcaaactattggtccatctaactcagtactgGCTATGTTACTGGTAGCAGCTCTTCaaagtttcagacaggagtctttccaCCCGATGGGAGAAAATCAAGGATCCAACCTGGAGAGGTCTTCTAGTGCAAAGAATGTGCTCCACACACAGAGCTATAACCCCACTCTAAAATAGCccacataatttttaaaaacctcttaCCAACTTTTTCATTTGCCTAGTACATCGGGCACAGTACCACACTAGGCGAGGATCATTCACCTCCTTATCGGTCACTTGAGGCTTATGGCAGTCTTGGTGATAGAGATTATGACATTCTTGGCACTCTACTAATGGATTCCCAGAAGTGACTGTCATTTGTCTGCAAAGCACAAAAAGTCCAATCCAAATTAACATTTATGAAAGGTTTCAGAGTCATGGGTTATTTGTCCATGAGTCTCTCTTAACATGTACCTATAGAATCCTATCAACCTGCACAGCATTCAGCAGGACTTCAGAACCTGGTCCAGTACTGACCATGCTATTTGGGCCTACAAAATGTTTTACCCACAGATGGATGTCCAATAGGTTCTAGGGCAGGTATCACTTGGTGGACAAGATGGGAGGACAGGAACTTGCTCCCCTATTAAATGTTACCTCTACTTGGAGTAAACATAGTAAGAGCTAATTCCATGATTGTGAGCAAGTGCATTTAATATGTGATCTCGACACAGGGATGATCTGTGCAATTGTGTCTGCTTGGACATCTTGTCACAAAGCCCATTGGGGCAATGGGCAATAGATGCGACTGCCTAGAGAGAACATCCCTGTGTCGAGATAGGGTgccagtagtagcagcagcacgGTGGAACCGTAAGCACTGACTGGGACGGGGAGGGCTTTTCAGCTGCACAGtgatctccagtttggagactgctgtcaCAACAACTAGGACTATTTCAACAGTCAGTAGAGACTACCGTGGGAATTGGGCACAGAGGCaccttttattgatttattttataacAGCCTTGGgaactactttttattgaaaatagtatataaatatattattattattattattattattattattattattattattattaagaaaaagaagaagaagaagtctaGAATTACATGATGAAGAGGCATACAAGGCTAGCCTTGCCATTATGCTCAAAGTATTGGCGCTAATAAGGACTTTATTTTGGATGATCTTCTGTTAGAAAAATATTTATGTGATAATTCAGTGACTACATGTGAATGGAAGTATGTCATTGAGTTAGAGCGGAAAACCATTTCCCTAGTGACTGCTCCTATTAGATAACAAATCAAGTTACTTAATTGCCAAGCTACACTTGCACATATTCCCATAGTACAGGTACATAGGTAACCATGGAAACTCTGTTTGCAGATGGTATAGGAAATGAAATATGCTATTCCATTTTTTAACAGGAAAATGAAGACTGAAGGTATTTGTCCAGATGGCTGCAGAaagacttccattttttttttaagtgggctATTTGGAACATTAATTAGAAAAGCCTTCAGAAATTCTGGAACATGGGCTGTGTGATTCAAGTAgtcttactcagatgtaagccatAGTTATTTCAGTGGAACCTACTCTCTTATAACTGTGCTTAGGACTTGGATTCAAAATACTGAAGCAATATTTTTACAATAAAGTGGATCAGAAAGAATGAATTTTTCAACTATAAACAAAGAAACAGTCTAAttgccacattttaaaaacagtaaagGATAATTGTggttagattttaaaaaaacaaaacccaaatgaAATATAACAAGTTTGGATGACAAAAAATTGTCAATGCCAGAATTTATTCTAAGCTGATTTTGGAAACCTGAGACAGCTCAGACAGatctctgccttttaaaaaaagaaagatgacATTAATACAGGCATTATGGTTTAGCAGACTTCTTGCAAaggtgtggggttttttttaataaatcctCCATTTCGACAGGATTGAAGTGTCACTTGCAAATCAAACAGAACATTTTGCTTTTGAATATTTAATTACACTTGGAATCAACACAGCTTAAAAACATCTGTTAAGCAGAACCAATCTTTTTCAGATCTCCCTTCAGCCTGCTAGGGTAATTTGTTCCCATTTCTGTTATTTTGCTACTGTCCGTTTCATATCGCTGGGTAACACAGAACTTGTAGCATTGACTATACAAGGCAGATACCCTATATATGCTTCCCTGGAAATAATCCCATTGAAAATGGCCTTCCTTCCatgtagataggcataggatcgTGCTGTAAATGTAGGTATTATACTGTTTCCTTTCTTGGTGCAGTGAAAGGAAAGTCTAATATCTGGAAAAAACTGAAAAGATGTAAAAAATTTACATAGCGGTAAAGATACTAAATACCtcaagtttttaaaatatttttacaacaTTCAGCagggtttcccccctcccccaaatgcatCATTTCCCATCAAACCCTATGCAGAGTCAGACATGGCTATGCCCCTTGAAATCAACAGATTTAAAGATACCTAATTCTGCATGGGATTGAAGTCttaatacacacacatgcactacaCTTTATAAAAACTGCAATAACGGATCTCTAAATGGATCCCTTACAACCTCAACATTCAGAAATGAGACAATAGAGGCAGGAGGAAGCATGTGAAGAATATGCAATTTTTTTAGCTGCATGTAGACTTCCAATAATCCATCACTTTTGCAATCTAGGCAGTGCCAGATTACCAGATATGCCCAACTGTCAGCAGAGCCAGAAAGAAATAGGAGATAGAGGCTTGTGCCTAGCCAAGGTGATGCCAACATTGCTTGGGTGACTGCAGCAGCTCAGAGTGATTGCCAAACTACAGCCACCTGGAGGTGACCTTGCTGTGTTTTGACTAACTGCTGGTGCTGTAGATAGAGTAAACCCTGCTGCCTTACCAAGAGCTTCCAGTGAGGCCTGGTCTGTGGTCCTGGATGCCAGGAATAGTCTGCTGCTTTGCTGGAATACATACCTGGAGATGAGCCAGCTGGGCTGCTACTGACTCAAGCACTTTTGCCAAACTTCAATCATTAGGCTCATGCCATTTTGATAATGGACTATCTGAAATTCTGTGCAATTGGAATTTTACACTACTTAAGACTTAGTTGCAGTAGGATACGGGGACTAGGCAGATGTGCTGAAGTCTTCACAGAACCAGTGGATTTTGAGGAAAGATTTGTAAtaagagaggaggagagaggcagtcCAGTTGACAATATATAgttggactttcaaaaagcttttgacaaagtctctcaccaaaggctcttgagtTAACATAGCAGACATGGAATAAGTCATAAGAGGATAAATTCTTTTATGGATTGGTAAGTGATTAAAAAACAGGAAGCAAAGAGTAGGAATAACTGGGCTATTTTGACAGTGAATGAATTcaattcttgggggggggaggatttaaaggtgctttttaacttgttcataaatgatctggaattAGGAGTAAAAAGCAAGACGGCCAAACTATTCATGGTGGTAAAAACCAAAACAGATTGTGAAGAGTTTCAGAACACTCTGGCCAAACAGGGTGAAAGGATATTCAAATGACAAATGCAGTGATGTACATAAATGAAAAGTGATGCATATTAGGACAAAAAAATTCCCAACTTCATATACACAGATTGGGTTCCAGCTGTtggtgacaaaccaggaaagacTGCAGGTTTGCAATGTATAACTCACAATGAAAATATCGACCCAGTGTGTGACAACCATGCTAcaggtcattaggaaagggactgaGAATAAGGTAGCTAATATTTTATTGCTCCTATTTAAGTCTATGGTATGGTCACATTTCAAATACTGTGTacaattctggttgccacacctcagaGATGCCACTGTAGACCTGGAAAAATAGCAGAAGGCAACAAAGTGATCAAGAGGCTGGAGCACCTTCTTTACAAGTGACAGTTACATGCTTGGGGAGATTtaggggaacatgactgagacttataaaattattcatGGCGGGGAGAATTTATCGTCTTCTCTTACAAGTCTAGAACCAGAGGTCATCTAATGAAATTGATTGGTGGGAAATTTAGAATGGAGAAATGAAAGTACTATGCCACAAGATACAGTGATGGTCAAATTGAGCTTGGGTAGCTTTAAAAGGAGGTTGGACAAATTAACAGtctatcaacaacaacaacaacaacagtatttatataccgcttttcaacaaaaagttcacaaagtggtttacagagaaaatcaaatatctaatggctccctgtcccaaaagggctcacaatctaaaaagatgcaacaccagcagacagccactagaaaagacactgctggggtgaggtgggccagttactctccccctgctaaataaaagaggagcacccacttgaaaaagtgcctcttaaccagttagcaggggttaat
This genomic interval from Tiliqua scincoides isolate rTilSci1 chromosome 6, rTilSci1.hap2, whole genome shotgun sequence contains the following:
- the INTS12 gene encoding integrator complex subunit 12, which encodes MAATVNLELDPIFLKALGFLHSKSKDSAEKLKALLDESLARGTDSSYRPSQKEVDQPKISITKPISVKQEPKASSSLPSGNNNGKPIAAEKVKKEAEKRTADKIKLEISEGIDIPKKPRIEKPETHSSPITVQTSKDLAMPDLSSFEETSADDFAMEMGLACVVCRQMTVTSGNPLVECQECHNLYHQDCHKPQVTDKEVNDPRLVWYCARCTRQMKKLAQKTQKPSQKPAAAVVSAAPAVKDPLIKKPEIKLKLETATTFLAFKRTEVKSSAAVSGNSNNASAASSSASGLNAWAAFLAKPNSTGPSTAKMGSTTQSTSGKPATASSNQKPVGLSGLTTAKAGLASKITSPSSSTSPVQLKPPPPLTLGKTGLCRSVSSDNVSKVGLPSPSSTSGSSQASSGNGSGGAAGSGGSSTSKSSGESGNQSPSLKGPTSQESQLNAMKRLQMVKKKAAQKKLKK